One segment of Geomonas ferrireducens DNA contains the following:
- a CDS encoding PilZ-like domain-containing protein, which produces MNDEYAEYRDALASGMRIEIGIPLSGGGVFRDWGVISESGGDMLLVQISRDVLPSNVRVDIGFILDVCVWRGKDSYTCNGIVTDKLGARVLQIRLFGSFTLRERRQFFRTDMALRVRYDIADESSRKEVERDWEVRKEREQMKFQGYDEFVIAAHMARFAPAKPINWCDLLRAQLNLGGGGICLRMPVTARPDQLLNLELHLPLDPPRLVHAVGQVVHVKPPMTLRDGSSRYDVGMQFLFLDERDRDLIFKQISSVQIAHMRKVADKREMDEIPDTPRAPLSRRQIIARCGWTLLFLILIWAAARYLIAYSKAPSDNQIEKTYEQSIRKYRHLDNP; this is translated from the coding sequence ATGAACGACGAATACGCCGAATACCGGGACGCGCTCGCGTCCGGCATGCGCATCGAGATCGGCATCCCGCTCTCCGGCGGAGGCGTTTTCCGGGACTGGGGCGTCATCAGCGAGTCCGGCGGGGACATGCTCCTCGTGCAGATCTCCCGCGATGTTCTGCCGTCCAACGTGCGGGTCGACATCGGTTTCATCCTCGACGTTTGCGTCTGGCGCGGCAAGGACAGCTATACCTGTAACGGCATCGTCACCGACAAGCTTGGCGCGAGGGTGCTGCAGATCCGGCTCTTCGGCAGCTTCACCCTGCGCGAGCGGCGCCAGTTTTTCAGGACCGATATGGCGCTCAGGGTGCGCTATGACATCGCAGACGAGTCGAGCCGCAAGGAAGTGGAGCGGGACTGGGAGGTGCGCAAGGAACGGGAGCAGATGAAGTTCCAGGGGTACGACGAATTCGTCATCGCCGCCCACATGGCGCGCTTCGCGCCGGCGAAGCCCATCAACTGGTGCGACCTGCTCCGGGCCCAGCTGAACCTGGGAGGCGGGGGAATCTGCCTGCGCATGCCGGTGACGGCGCGTCCCGACCAGCTTTTGAACCTGGAACTGCACCTCCCCCTCGATCCGCCCCGGCTCGTGCATGCCGTGGGACAGGTGGTCCACGTGAAGCCCCCCATGACCCTGCGCGACGGCTCCTCCCGCTACGACGTCGGCATGCAGTTCCTCTTTCTGGACGAGCGCGATCGCGACCTCATCTTCAAGCAGATCTCCTCCGTCCAGATCGCCCATATGCGCAAGGTCGCCGACAAACGGGAGATGGACGAAATCCCCGATACACCGCGCGCCCCACTCAGCAGGCGCCAGATCATTGCCCGGTGCGGCTGGACGCTTCTTTTCCTCATCCTCATCTGGGCCGCGGCCCGCTACCTCATCGCCTACAGCAAGGCTCCCTCCGATAACCAGATCGAGAAGACCTACGAACAGTCGATCCGGAAGTACCGCCACCTCGACAACCCCTGA
- a CDS encoding Lon protease family protein — protein MSETANRVPVEKLRWVCDPALFNFKTTEEIANIERNISQDRAIAAIEFGLGMPSNGFNIFLAGEPGTGRTSTIRQMLKKFVKDTCPPSDWCYVNNFHTPDAPIAIALPAGMGRGFAADMRELLDYMRANVPTALESKEYETNRVGIIEQFQERNGEIFSELEAEAGERGFALQRTVSGLVIVPQKEGRNFTQEEYEALEKDEREKLDTVGRELTEKLNDALRQVRENEKALRDALALLDRELGLAAVGHHLNPLKEKYQGFAKVQEYLESVQEDLLLNLEDFKPQAAPPQIPGLKLPKQEPTFERYEVNVLVENNPDIGAPVVFESNPTYNNLFGRIENVMQMGGVATTNFTLIKPGALHCANGGYLVLDAREVLINPFAWESLKRCIRNMEIKIEDVLEQYRFMTVVSLKPEPIPLDAKIIMIGSLWIYYLLFYLEPDYRKFFKVKADFDSRISRTPDVMQDYALFVAAHCCNEGLLPFDPTGVAALLEHASRMVEDQTRLSSHFMELSDLIRESSYWAKRDGAQVVDRSWVKRAIQESTYRSNRIEERIQELLAQGVILCDTKGSVVGQVNGLSVITMGDYTFGRPSRLTIRVSQGRAGMVNIEREVKLSGPIHDKGVLILTGYLAGKFGQEQPLSFSAHICFEQSYEGIEGDSASSAELYGLLSAFSGLPVKQGIAVTGSVNQHGQIQPIGGVNYKIEGFFNVCKAKGLTGEQGVVIPKINEQNLMLSDEVVQAVADGMFHVWSVSEVEEGIEILTGVPAGKPAEDGSYPEGSVNFLVQKRLKIMLENMRKFQQPEREKDEPARLPEQVKEPEHS, from the coding sequence ATGTCCGAAACCGCTAACAGAGTCCCCGTTGAGAAGCTGCGGTGGGTATGCGACCCCGCCCTTTTCAATTTCAAGACCACCGAAGAAATCGCGAACATCGAACGCAACATCAGCCAGGACCGCGCCATTGCCGCCATCGAGTTCGGCCTGGGCATGCCCAGCAACGGCTTCAACATCTTCTTAGCCGGCGAGCCCGGCACGGGACGGACCTCCACCATCCGGCAGATGCTGAAGAAGTTCGTCAAGGACACCTGCCCCCCGAGCGACTGGTGCTACGTTAACAACTTCCACACCCCTGACGCGCCCATAGCCATCGCCCTTCCGGCGGGCATGGGACGTGGCTTTGCCGCCGATATGCGCGAACTCCTCGACTACATGCGCGCAAACGTCCCGACCGCGCTCGAGAGCAAGGAGTACGAGACCAACCGGGTCGGTATCATCGAGCAGTTCCAGGAGCGAAACGGCGAGATCTTCTCGGAGCTCGAGGCGGAGGCGGGCGAGCGCGGCTTCGCCCTGCAGCGCACCGTGTCCGGGCTCGTCATCGTGCCGCAAAAAGAGGGGCGCAACTTCACCCAGGAGGAGTACGAGGCGCTCGAGAAGGACGAGCGGGAGAAGCTCGACACGGTGGGGCGCGAGCTGACCGAGAAGCTGAACGACGCCCTGCGCCAGGTGCGCGAGAACGAGAAGGCGCTGCGCGACGCGCTGGCGCTTTTGGACCGCGAGCTCGGGTTAGCCGCGGTCGGGCACCACCTGAACCCGCTCAAGGAGAAATACCAGGGGTTCGCCAAGGTTCAGGAGTACCTGGAGAGCGTGCAGGAGGACCTCCTTTTGAACCTGGAGGATTTCAAGCCCCAGGCGGCGCCGCCGCAGATACCGGGCCTTAAGCTCCCCAAACAGGAGCCGACCTTCGAGCGCTACGAGGTGAACGTCCTCGTCGAGAACAACCCGGACATCGGCGCCCCCGTGGTCTTCGAGTCGAACCCGACCTACAACAACCTCTTCGGGCGCATCGAGAACGTCATGCAGATGGGGGGGGTGGCGACCACCAACTTCACCCTCATAAAGCCGGGCGCCCTGCACTGCGCCAACGGCGGCTACCTCGTCCTCGACGCACGTGAAGTGCTCATCAACCCCTTCGCCTGGGAGTCGCTCAAGCGATGCATCAGGAACATGGAGATAAAGATCGAGGACGTCCTCGAGCAGTACCGCTTCATGACCGTGGTGTCCCTGAAACCCGAGCCGATCCCGTTGGACGCGAAGATCATCATGATCGGGTCGCTCTGGATCTACTACCTCCTCTTCTACCTCGAGCCGGACTACCGGAAGTTCTTCAAGGTGAAGGCCGATTTCGACAGCCGCATCAGCCGCACCCCGGACGTCATGCAGGACTACGCCCTCTTCGTCGCGGCTCACTGCTGCAATGAGGGGCTCCTTCCCTTCGACCCGACCGGCGTCGCCGCCCTCCTGGAGCACGCCTCGCGCATGGTCGAGGACCAGACGCGCCTTTCCTCCCACTTCATGGAGCTCTCCGACCTGATCCGGGAGTCGAGCTACTGGGCCAAGCGCGACGGCGCGCAGGTGGTGGACCGCAGTTGGGTGAAGCGGGCGATCCAGGAGAGCACCTACCGCTCGAACCGTATCGAGGAGCGCATCCAGGAGCTCCTAGCCCAAGGGGTGATCCTGTGCGACACGAAGGGTAGCGTGGTCGGGCAGGTGAACGGCCTCTCCGTGATCACCATGGGGGACTACACCTTCGGGCGTCCCTCGCGCCTCACCATACGCGTCTCCCAGGGGCGTGCCGGGATGGTGAACATCGAGCGCGAGGTGAAACTTTCCGGCCCGATCCACGACAAGGGGGTGCTGATCCTCACCGGCTACCTGGCCGGGAAGTTCGGGCAGGAACAGCCGCTCTCCTTCTCGGCGCACATCTGCTTCGAGCAGTCCTACGAGGGGATCGAGGGGGACAGTGCCTCCTCGGCCGAGCTCTACGGCCTTCTTTCCGCCTTCTCGGGGCTGCCGGTCAAGCAGGGGATCGCGGTGACCGGGAGCGTCAACCAGCACGGGCAGATCCAGCCCATCGGCGGGGTGAACTACAAGATCGAGGGGTTCTTCAACGTCTGCAAGGCGAAGGGGCTGACCGGCGAGCAGGGGGTCGTCATACCGAAGATCAACGAGCAGAACCTGATGCTGAGCGACGAGGTGGTGCAGGCGGTGGCCGACGGCATGTTCCACGTCTGGAGCGTCTCCGAGGTGGAGGAGGGGATCGAGATCCTCACCGGCGTTCCGGCCGGGAAACCCGCCGAGGACGGCAGCTACCCCGAGGGGAGCGTCAACTTCCTGGTCCAGAAGAGGCTTAAGATCATGCTCGAGAACATGCGCAAGTTCCAGCAGCCCGAAAGGGAGAAGGACGAGCCGGCGCGACTTCCCGAACAGGTGAAAGAGCCGGAGCATTCCTGA
- a CDS encoding response regulator codes for MSTKAKIMLVDDTKLILELEKSFLKCSHVEVVTAGNGLEALELIRKDPPDLVFMDFNMPVMDGISCCALLKADPFLCGIPVVMLTTAGNEQDRARAAQAGCDDFLTKPVDRRLFLDMAHKYTAGVERREQRVPCQVPLLFLLDGAPVGAHALDIGDGGLFVASRETVLLHQKLRLAFYLETEKLPLFEVQGRVAWVNEEGSRVHKGLPAGFGVELLELEPWQADELKGFVEGMR; via the coding sequence GTGAGTACCAAAGCGAAGATCATGCTGGTTGACGACACGAAGCTGATCCTGGAGCTGGAGAAGAGCTTCCTAAAGTGTTCCCACGTGGAGGTCGTCACGGCCGGCAACGGCCTGGAAGCGCTCGAGTTGATCCGCAAGGATCCCCCCGACCTGGTCTTCATGGACTTCAACATGCCGGTCATGGACGGCATCTCCTGCTGTGCCCTTCTTAAGGCCGATCCCTTCCTCTGCGGCATCCCCGTCGTCATGCTGACCACCGCGGGCAACGAGCAGGACCGGGCGCGCGCCGCCCAAGCCGGTTGCGACGACTTCCTCACCAAGCCGGTCGACCGCCGCCTCTTCCTGGATATGGCCCACAAGTACACCGCCGGCGTCGAGCGACGCGAGCAGAGGGTGCCCTGCCAGGTCCCGCTCCTTTTCCTCCTGGACGGCGCCCCGGTCGGCGCCCACGCCCTCGACATCGGCGACGGCGGACTCTTCGTGGCGAGCCGAGAAACTGTGCTTTTGCATCAGAAACTGCGCCTCGCCTTCTACCTGGAGACGGAGAAGCTCCCCCTCTTCGAGGTGCAGGGACGGGTGGCATGGGTGAACGAGGAGGGGAGCCGGGTGCACAAGGGGCTTCCTGCGGGGTTCGGCGTGGAACTGCTCGAACTGGAGCCGTGGCAGGCCGACGAGCTGAAGGGATTTGTTGAGGGGATGCGCTAG
- a CDS encoding cytochrome c3 family protein: protein MKKITMMAAALVVVMAAAQAMAVPAGKSVEWNTAMGKVTFKGDDHAGKGLKCNECHSKIFKMKKGAAHMKMADINAGKYCGECHNGKKAFKPAGNCAKCHKK from the coding sequence ATGAAAAAGATAACGATGATGGCGGCAGCCCTGGTGGTTGTCATGGCGGCGGCACAGGCGATGGCAGTACCGGCGGGCAAGAGCGTGGAGTGGAACACGGCGATGGGGAAAGTGACCTTCAAGGGTGACGACCATGCCGGCAAGGGGCTCAAGTGCAACGAGTGCCACAGCAAGATCTTCAAGATGAAGAAGGGTGCCGCCCATATGAAGATGGCGGACATCAACGCGGGCAAGTACTGCGGCGAGTGCCACAACGGCAAGAAGGCATTCAAACCGGCCGGCAACTGCGCAAAATGTCACAAGAAGTAA
- a CDS encoding chemotaxis protein CheV: MEPNSKILLESGTNELEIVEFRIDEMDAKGNVVPCYFGVNVAKVREIIRLPEIRKVVNANASVSGMIKLRDQVITLIDLSRALNKNTEGIPADRVIVLEFNRIVVGIQVHSVSRIYRISWENVEPPVKAIHDANITGVVKMEDRIILILDFEKIIGELSSTMALAAPGEDLMLAHSTANRGTKTILVADDSAFIRRTMCGSLREAGYRVVEAENGEEAWEHVQAVREKCKASGEPYGNQLSLVITDIEMPRMDGLHLTALIRKEADLEYLPVVIFSSLASEDNKMKWRNLGASDILTKPDLPNLVQKADTLVL; encoded by the coding sequence ATGGAACCGAACAGCAAGATACTTCTGGAAAGCGGCACCAACGAGCTGGAAATAGTCGAGTTCAGGATCGATGAAATGGACGCCAAGGGGAACGTCGTTCCCTGCTACTTCGGCGTCAACGTGGCGAAGGTACGCGAGATCATCCGCCTCCCGGAGATCCGCAAGGTGGTAAACGCGAACGCCTCGGTAAGCGGCATGATCAAGCTGCGCGACCAGGTGATCACCCTGATCGACCTCTCCCGCGCGCTCAACAAGAATACCGAGGGGATCCCGGCGGACCGGGTCATCGTCCTTGAGTTCAACCGGATCGTAGTGGGGATCCAGGTGCATTCGGTCTCCCGTATCTACCGCATCTCGTGGGAAAACGTGGAGCCCCCGGTAAAGGCGATCCACGACGCGAACATAACCGGCGTCGTCAAGATGGAGGACCGCATCATCCTGATCCTCGACTTCGAAAAGATCATAGGGGAGCTCTCCTCGACCATGGCGCTCGCCGCGCCGGGAGAGGACCTGATGCTCGCGCATTCGACCGCGAACCGCGGCACGAAGACCATCCTGGTCGCCGACGACTCGGCTTTCATCAGGAGAACCATGTGCGGTTCACTCAGGGAGGCGGGTTACCGGGTGGTGGAAGCGGAAAACGGCGAGGAGGCGTGGGAGCACGTGCAGGCGGTACGCGAGAAATGCAAGGCGAGCGGGGAGCCCTACGGCAACCAGCTGAGCCTCGTCATCACGGACATCGAGATGCCCCGCATGGACGGTCTGCACCTGACGGCGCTGATCCGCAAGGAGGCGGACCTTGAGTATCTGCCCGTGGTCATCTTCTCTTCGCTTGCCAGCGAGGACAACAAGATGAAATGGCGCAACCTGGGCGCGAGCGACATCCTTACCAAGCCGGACCTGCCGAACCTGGTGCAAAAGGCGGACACCCTTGTCCTTTGA
- a CDS encoding TIGR04283 family arsenosugar biosynthesis glycosyltransferase, which translates to MSFEPCPELSIIVPFYNEAGNVVPFLTALSRQQGVHLEVILSDGASSDLGRDEAERLSSKLPFPVRVIEGEKGRAGQLNRGALAARGTTFLFLHIDSYFEDPLALRKGLDAIAATGAARVAGRFALSFDFAGATPLPYRFYGQKATLDRPGCTHGDQGFLIGRVFFEEAGPFDAGLPLMEDTFFAERVRKMGRWLLLPPRISTSPRRFLAEGLLPRQSLNAVLMNLAHTGHLPLIHDLQKSYRSQDATGKLRLRPFLAPLAEAIRALPREERRRLWRETGAYVRGNAWQIALFMDVVTGDVEAGKGGRFLLLYDRFVARLIANRAGDLGAELLTRLWLRLTLAALP; encoded by the coding sequence TTGTCCTTTGAGCCATGCCCCGAGCTGTCGATCATCGTGCCGTTTTACAATGAGGCGGGGAACGTGGTTCCCTTCCTCACGGCGCTCTCCCGGCAGCAGGGGGTACACCTGGAGGTGATCCTTTCGGACGGCGCCTCCAGCGACCTGGGCAGGGATGAGGCGGAACGGTTATCTAGCAAGCTCCCCTTTCCGGTCAGGGTGATCGAAGGGGAGAAGGGGCGCGCGGGACAGTTGAACCGCGGCGCCCTCGCGGCAAGGGGAACGACGTTCCTCTTCCTGCACATCGATTCTTACTTCGAGGACCCGCTCGCCCTGCGCAAGGGGCTCGATGCGATAGCTGCAACGGGAGCGGCGCGGGTGGCCGGCCGCTTCGCCCTCAGCTTCGACTTTGCCGGAGCGACCCCGCTCCCATACCGTTTCTACGGACAAAAAGCGACCCTGGACCGCCCGGGATGCACCCACGGCGACCAGGGTTTTCTTATCGGCCGCGTCTTCTTCGAGGAGGCGGGTCCCTTCGACGCTGGCCTGCCGCTCATGGAAGACACCTTTTTCGCCGAGCGCGTGCGAAAGATGGGGCGCTGGCTTCTCTTGCCGCCCCGCATCAGCACCTCGCCGCGCCGCTTCTTAGCCGAGGGGCTCCTCCCCCGCCAATCGCTGAACGCGGTCCTGATGAACCTCGCCCACACCGGACATCTGCCGCTGATCCACGACCTGCAGAAAAGTTACCGAAGCCAGGATGCGACGGGGAAGCTCAGGCTCAGACCGTTTCTCGCGCCGCTCGCCGAGGCGATCCGCGCGCTGCCGCGTGAAGAGAGGCGCCGCCTGTGGCGCGAGACGGGTGCCTACGTGAGGGGGAACGCCTGGCAGATCGCCCTTTTCATGGACGTTGTGACCGGTGACGTAGAGGCGGGCAAGGGGGGAAGGTTTCTGCTTCTTTACGACCGCTTCGTGGCGCGGCTCATCGCCAACCGCGCAGGGGACCTGGGTGCGGAGCTCCTCACCAGGCTCTGGCTAAGGCTCACCCTCGCTGCCCTACCCTAG
- a CDS encoding molybdopterin oxidoreductase family protein, with protein MSVVTKRSVCPFDCPDTCGMLVQVENGRAVAVQGDPEHPFSRGTLCPKMRHYEKTVHSPLRLTTPLKRTGAKGSGSFAPISWEEAIAEVTARWQGIIAEHGAEAILPYSYAGTMGIVQRNSGHPFFHRMGASRLDRTICSPAKGEGWKAVMGQTATPPPESAGKSDLLILWGINAAATSIHFLNQAGEVRRNGGEVWLIDTYETPTASAADRTFLVRPGSDGALALGMMHVIARDGLTDASFIAEHVLGFEELAAQVLPDFTPERAAALTGLPAEEIVAMAQRYSKAKAPFIRLGSALSRYGNGAMTVRCVCCLPALVGAYGKEGGGCFPDTSTGAAFPMELLTREDLIPGTTRLVNMNRLGHALNELDAPRIMGLYVYHSNPAAVTPDQNQVLKGLSREDLFTVVHERFMTDTARYADIVLPATSSLEHSDIYRSYGTYCIQRAQAAVAPVGESKSNWEVFSLLAKGMGFTDEIFTLSADEMIDRLLAVPRPLREGIDAEALAQGRPVTLAARKDGFLTPSGRIEILNDQLEEKLPRYLPTHEEAGKLPFRLMTAPTPYALNASFYEQEGLREKQGGMRLKMNPQDATGKGLADGEQVVAWNELGEVTFTLEVTPKVPSGVVVAEGVFWLAFAPGSRSVNALTSQRLTDQGGGSTFYDNRVDVRRGN; from the coding sequence ATGAGCGTTGTCACCAAGAGATCGGTCTGCCCCTTCGACTGTCCTGACACCTGCGGCATGCTGGTGCAGGTGGAAAACGGCCGCGCGGTCGCGGTGCAGGGGGACCCGGAACATCCCTTCAGCCGCGGCACCCTCTGCCCGAAGATGCGCCACTACGAAAAGACGGTCCACTCGCCGCTCAGGCTCACCACGCCGCTCAAACGCACCGGCGCGAAGGGAAGCGGCAGCTTCGCCCCCATCTCCTGGGAAGAGGCGATCGCGGAGGTGACCGCGCGCTGGCAAGGGATCATCGCGGAGCACGGGGCGGAGGCGATCCTCCCCTACTCCTACGCCGGGACCATGGGGATCGTGCAGCGAAACTCCGGGCACCCCTTCTTCCACCGCATGGGGGCCTCCCGCCTCGACCGCACCATCTGCTCTCCCGCGAAGGGGGAGGGATGGAAGGCGGTCATGGGACAGACGGCGACGCCGCCGCCGGAGAGCGCGGGCAAGAGCGATCTCCTCATCCTCTGGGGGATCAACGCCGCGGCGACCAGCATCCACTTCCTGAACCAGGCGGGCGAAGTGCGCCGAAACGGCGGCGAGGTCTGGCTCATCGACACCTACGAGACCCCCACCGCCTCGGCCGCCGACCGCACCTTCCTGGTCCGCCCCGGAAGCGACGGGGCGCTCGCCCTCGGCATGATGCACGTGATCGCCCGCGACGGGCTCACCGACGCCTCCTTCATCGCGGAGCACGTGCTCGGTTTCGAGGAGCTCGCGGCCCAGGTACTTCCCGATTTCACCCCGGAGCGCGCTGCGGCACTCACCGGGCTCCCCGCCGAAGAGATCGTCGCCATGGCGCAACGCTACTCGAAAGCGAAAGCCCCCTTCATAAGGCTCGGGAGCGCCCTTTCGCGCTACGGCAACGGTGCCATGACGGTGCGCTGCGTCTGCTGCCTCCCCGCACTCGTCGGGGCCTACGGCAAGGAGGGGGGCGGATGCTTCCCGGACACCTCCACCGGTGCCGCCTTCCCGATGGAGCTCCTGACCCGCGAGGACCTGATCCCTGGGACGACGCGACTAGTCAACATGAACCGGCTCGGGCACGCCCTGAACGAGCTCGACGCTCCCCGCATCATGGGGCTCTACGTGTACCACTCGAACCCGGCCGCCGTCACGCCGGACCAGAACCAGGTGCTTAAGGGGCTCTCCCGCGAGGACCTCTTCACCGTGGTGCACGAGCGCTTCATGACCGACACGGCGCGCTACGCCGACATCGTCCTCCCGGCGACCTCGTCGCTCGAGCACAGCGACATCTACCGCTCCTACGGCACCTACTGCATCCAGCGGGCGCAGGCGGCGGTCGCCCCGGTGGGGGAAAGCAAGTCGAACTGGGAGGTGTTCTCCCTGCTCGCGAAGGGTATGGGCTTCACCGACGAGATCTTCACCCTGAGCGCCGACGAGATGATCGACCGGCTCCTCGCCGTCCCGAGACCGCTCAGGGAGGGGATCGACGCAGAGGCGCTCGCCCAGGGGCGCCCGGTGACCCTCGCCGCGCGGAAGGACGGGTTCCTCACCCCGTCCGGGAGGATCGAGATCCTGAACGACCAGTTAGAGGAGAAGCTGCCGCGCTACCTGCCGACGCACGAGGAAGCGGGGAAGCTCCCCTTCCGGCTCATGACCGCACCGACGCCGTACGCGCTGAACGCAAGCTTCTACGAGCAGGAGGGGTTGCGCGAGAAGCAGGGGGGGATGCGCCTCAAGATGAACCCTCAGGACGCGACAGGCAAGGGGCTCGCCGACGGGGAGCAGGTCGTCGCATGGAACGAGCTCGGGGAGGTCACCTTCACACTTGAGGTGACGCCGAAGGTGCCGTCCGGGGTCGTGGTCGCCGAGGGTGTCTTCTGGCTCGCCTTCGCGCCGGGAAGCCGTTCGGTGAACGCACTCACCTCGCAGCGCCTCACCGATCAGGGTGGGGGGAGCACCTTCTACGACAACCGCGTCGATGTGCGCAGAGGCAATTGA
- a CDS encoding GreA/GreB family elongation factor, translating into MTNMISAEGRKRLQERYDFLWETERPRMVKNMADAAAEGDRSENAEYIYSKKRLREIDRELRHLGDRLKVLKVVYPPLNPTLVSFGCWVTYEDEEGEERSYQLVGPDEFDVSLGKISVDSPVGKALLGKKVDDEVLIRRPAGDLTVTITAIASKRPQ; encoded by the coding sequence ATGACCAACATGATCAGCGCCGAAGGGCGCAAGAGACTTCAGGAACGTTACGATTTCCTCTGGGAGACCGAGCGCCCGCGCATGGTGAAGAACATGGCGGACGCGGCCGCCGAGGGGGACCGCTCCGAGAACGCGGAATACATCTACTCGAAGAAAAGGCTGCGCGAGATCGACCGCGAGCTCAGGCACCTGGGGGACCGTCTCAAGGTGCTGAAGGTGGTCTACCCCCCTTTGAACCCCACCTTGGTCAGCTTCGGCTGCTGGGTGACCTACGAGGACGAGGAGGGGGAGGAGCGCAGCTACCAGCTCGTGGGACCGGACGAGTTCGACGTGAGCCTGGGAAAGATCAGTGTGGATTCCCCCGTGGGTAAGGCGCTGCTCGGCAAGAAGGTCGACGACGAGGTGCTGATCAGGCGCCCGGCCGGAGACCTCACCGTGACGATAACCGCCATCGCCTCGAAAAGGCCGCAGTAG
- a CDS encoding diacylglycerol/lipid kinase family protein, giving the protein MSRRCFLIVNPTSGTFSQQKVDLIMAGLKGRGLDPQLMPTQSAADPALFASRICAEESEPLIVVAGGDGTINGVLNGLVPGTATLGVIPLGTSNVLARELDISSIDDALDRLGRGESRPISVGEVERDGEKRRFVLMAGAGFDGAVVRDVRLSEKRAVGKGAYLLSALRNLRDWDASQLTVTGGGKSVTCHGVIVCNAAKYGGDFLLAPEADLFTPGFQVLCISGGRLAYLGLAMGLLNGTAVYSRNVTSFSAAQLELSGAKAVQLDGDYVCPTPLTIRTIPELVRLVV; this is encoded by the coding sequence TTGTCCAGACGCTGTTTCCTCATCGTAAATCCCACCTCTGGGACCTTTTCGCAGCAAAAGGTCGACCTGATCATGGCCGGGCTCAAGGGGCGCGGGCTCGACCCGCAGCTCATGCCGACGCAAAGCGCCGCCGACCCGGCCCTCTTCGCCTCCCGCATCTGTGCCGAGGAGAGCGAACCGCTCATCGTGGTGGCAGGGGGGGACGGCACCATCAACGGCGTCCTGAACGGGCTCGTCCCGGGGACGGCGACCCTCGGCGTGATCCCGCTCGGCACCTCGAACGTGCTCGCGCGCGAACTCGACATCTCCTCCATCGACGACGCCCTCGATCGCCTGGGTCGCGGCGAGTCGCGCCCCATCTCCGTGGGAGAAGTGGAGCGCGACGGCGAAAAGAGGCGGTTCGTGCTCATGGCGGGCGCCGGTTTCGACGGCGCCGTGGTACGCGACGTGCGCCTCTCCGAGAAACGCGCCGTCGGCAAGGGGGCCTACCTCCTCTCCGCCCTGCGCAACTTGAGAGACTGGGACGCCTCGCAGCTCACCGTCACAGGGGGAGGGAAAAGCGTCACCTGCCACGGCGTCATCGTCTGCAACGCCGCCAAGTACGGCGGGGACTTTCTCCTCGCCCCCGAGGCGGACCTCTTCACCCCCGGCTTCCAGGTGCTCTGCATCAGCGGGGGGCGTCTCGCCTACCTCGGGCTCGCCATGGGGCTTTTAAACGGCACGGCCGTCTACAGCCGGAACGTCACCTCTTTCAGCGCGGCGCAGCTCGAACTCTCCGGGGCGAAGGCGGTACAGTTGGACGGCGATTATGTCTGCCCGACACCGCTTACCATCCGGACCATTCCCGAACTCGTGCGCCTCGTGGTCTGA
- the lipB gene encoding lipoyl(octanoyl) transferase LipB translates to MVIHDAAVIGYPEALALQERLVGEVQQGGEEALILLEHTPVYTIGAGGDSGNLLDPAITAHRVNRGGDVTYHGPGQLVGYPILDLGRRGRDLHRYLRFLELFLIEMCGSMGVAGFTVPGKTGVWTPGGKIAAIGVGVRRWVSMHGFCLNVAPDISPFQSINPCGMRDCRITSISLERGETVAVGELKKLAAARFETLLNTHLPSR, encoded by the coding sequence ATGGTCATTCACGACGCGGCGGTGATCGGTTACCCGGAGGCGCTCGCCTTGCAGGAGCGCCTGGTAGGCGAGGTGCAGCAGGGGGGGGAGGAGGCGCTCATCCTTCTCGAACACACCCCCGTCTATACCATCGGTGCAGGAGGCGACAGCGGAAACCTGCTCGATCCCGCGATAACGGCGCACCGGGTCAACCGGGGAGGAGACGTCACCTACCACGGCCCCGGCCAACTGGTAGGTTACCCCATCCTGGATCTCGGGCGACGCGGGCGCGACCTGCACCGCTACCTCCGCTTCCTGGAGCTCTTTCTCATCGAGATGTGCGGCAGCATGGGCGTCGCCGGGTTCACCGTCCCGGGGAAGACCGGGGTCTGGACCCCGGGGGGGAAAATCGCCGCCATCGGCGTCGGCGTACGGCGCTGGGTTTCCATGCACGGCTTCTGCCTGAACGTCGCCCCCGACATCTCGCCCTTTCAAAGCATCAACCCCTGCGGCATGCGCGACTGCCGCATCACCTCCATATCCCTCGAACGCGGGGAAACTGTGGCGGTAGGGGAGCTTAAGAAACTCGCGGCCGCCCGTTTCGAGACGCTTTTGAACACGCACCTGCCGTCCCGGTAA